Proteins encoded by one window of Sediminicoccus rosea:
- a CDS encoding Bug family tripartite tricarboxylate transporter substrate binding protein, with protein MNRITRRAVLGATLAAPAIAQAQTWPSGSIRIVVPFAPGGSTDAVARLAAPGLSQRLGVPVVIENRSGAAGSLGTQVVATARPDGQTWLLTFDSHATLPALLPNLPFNLTRDLDPVMLIGGAPYVIATRPDKPYRSLADVVAAARARPDGVSYGSTGNGTIGHLTMILLGSRANIRMAHVPYRGGGLAVNDTVAGHVEMMIGSAAVVAPHIAGGTLRPIVQFGPERLPALAQVPTAVEGGFAGLEAEAWWGVFAPHGTPDAIQARMFTALKESFQEERVNRTMTETQQARVVLGDKAMFGPFLDRQIAQWGGLVREFRIQAD; from the coding sequence ATGAACCGCATCACACGCCGCGCCGTCCTCGGCGCCACCCTGGCCGCGCCCGCCATCGCGCAAGCGCAAACCTGGCCCTCGGGCAGCATCCGCATCGTCGTGCCCTTCGCGCCGGGCGGCAGCACGGATGCGGTGGCGCGCCTCGCGGCACCTGGCCTCTCGCAGCGCCTCGGCGTGCCGGTGGTCATCGAGAACCGCAGCGGTGCGGCCGGCTCGCTCGGCACGCAGGTGGTGGCGACGGCGCGGCCCGACGGCCAGACCTGGCTGCTGACCTTCGATAGCCACGCGACGCTGCCCGCCCTGCTGCCCAACCTGCCCTTCAACCTGACCCGGGATCTCGATCCCGTCATGCTGATCGGCGGCGCGCCCTACGTCATCGCGACGCGGCCGGACAAGCCCTATCGCAGCCTGGCCGATGTGGTGGCCGCCGCCCGCGCCCGCCCCGATGGGGTGAGCTACGGCAGCACCGGCAATGGCACGATCGGCCACCTGACGATGATCCTGCTCGGCTCGCGGGCCAATATCCGCATGGCGCATGTGCCCTATCGTGGCGGCGGCCTCGCCGTGAACGACACGGTGGCCGGGCATGTCGAGATGATGATCGGCAGCGCGGCCGTGGTCGCGCCGCACATCGCGGGCGGCACGCTGCGCCCCATCGTGCAGTTCGGACCTGAGCGCCTGCCCGCGCTCGCCCAGGTGCCGACCGCCGTCGAGGGAGGCTTCGCCGGGCTGGAGGCGGAGGCCTGGTGGGGCGTCTTCGCGCCGCATGGCACGCCGGACGCCATCCAGGCGCGCATGTTCACGGCCCTCAAGGAATCCTTCCAGGAGGAACGCGTGAACCGCACCATGACGGAAACCCAGCAGGCCCGCGTGGTGCTGGGCGACAAGGCGATGTTCGGCCCCTTCCTCGATCGGCAGATCGCCCAATGGGGCGGCCTGGTGCGCGAATTCCGCATCCAGGCTGACTGA
- a CDS encoding Bug family tripartite tricarboxylate transporter substrate binding protein: MKRRALLAATLATPALAQNWPDRPLRMIVPFPPGGATDVFARRLAARLPGELGQPVVIENRTGAAGAIGTLEAARARPDGQTLLFGTASTLGLYPLLAERPQFDPLRDFLPVAIPGAATVAFVVRPGVADSLPALVAAARARPGALRYGSPGTGSYLHMSFELFKREAGVNIEHVPYRGSAPAMADLLGGHLDALTDTVATTLEQHRAGRARMLAVASTARSPLVPEVPTVAEALGLAGFEAAVWLAVMLPAGTPEPIRARLAAAITATLAVAEFRAELEAAGFEVGGRLSPDQSRDYIAAEQAKWRPIVAATGARLE, from the coding sequence GTGAAGCGCCGCGCCCTCCTCGCCGCCACGCTCGCCACGCCCGCGCTCGCGCAGAACTGGCCGGACCGGCCCTTGCGGATGATCGTGCCCTTCCCGCCGGGCGGCGCGACCGACGTGTTCGCCCGCCGCCTCGCCGCCCGCCTCCCGGGCGAGCTCGGCCAGCCCGTGGTGATCGAGAACCGCACGGGGGCCGCAGGCGCCATCGGCACGCTGGAGGCGGCGCGCGCGCGCCCCGACGGGCAGACGCTGCTCTTTGGCACCGCCAGCACCCTCGGCCTCTACCCGCTGCTGGCCGAGCGCCCGCAATTCGACCCGCTGCGCGATTTCCTGCCCGTCGCCATCCCGGGGGCCGCCACCGTCGCCTTCGTGGTGCGGCCGGGCGTGGCGGACAGCCTGCCCGCCCTGGTCGCCGCCGCGCGCGCGCGGCCCGGCGCGCTGCGCTATGGCTCACCCGGCACCGGCAGCTACCTCCACATGTCCTTCGAGCTGTTCAAGCGCGAAGCCGGCGTGAACATCGAGCACGTCCCCTATCGCGGCAGCGCGCCCGCCATGGCGGATCTGCTGGGTGGCCACCTGGATGCCTTGACCGACACGGTCGCCACCACGCTGGAGCAGCACCGCGCCGGCCGCGCCCGCATGCTGGCCGTGGCCTCCACCGCGCGCAGCCCGCTCGTGCCCGAGGTGCCGACGGTGGCCGAGGCGCTGGGCCTCGCCGGCTTCGAGGCCGCCGTCTGGCTCGCCGTCATGCTGCCCGCGGGCACGCCCGAGCCGATCCGCGCGCGGCTGGCCGCGGCCATCACCGCCACGCTGGCCGTCGCCGAGTTCCGCGCCGAGCTGGAGGCGGCGGGCTTCGAGGTGGGGGGGCGCTTGTCGCCCGACCAGAGCCGCGACTACATCGCCGCCGAACAGGCAAAGTGGCGGCCCATCGTGGCCGCCACCGGCGCCCGACTGGAATAG
- a CDS encoding GlcG/HbpS family heme-binding protein, with the protein MAEGYFLVPVASALRLAEAEAVLDGTLSAARAAGLLPLAVVVLDAGAQLVAFKREDGCGVLRFEIARGKAQAALGMGIGSRVVRDRLKERVAFQAAIAAASDGRFIPVPGGVLILNAAGEAIGAVGVSGDASDRDEYAAIMGIRAAGLGAHPDEPAPGWREAGL; encoded by the coding sequence ATGGCCGAAGGCTATTTCCTGGTCCCTGTCGCGTCGGCCCTGCGCCTCGCCGAGGCGGAGGCGGTGCTGGACGGCACGCTCAGCGCGGCGCGCGCGGCGGGGCTGCTGCCGCTCGCCGTCGTCGTGCTGGATGCCGGCGCGCAGCTCGTGGCCTTCAAGCGCGAGGATGGCTGCGGCGTGCTGCGCTTCGAGATCGCGCGCGGCAAGGCGCAGGCGGCCCTTGGCATGGGCATCGGCAGCCGCGTCGTGCGCGACCGGCTGAAGGAGCGGGTGGCCTTCCAGGCCGCCATCGCCGCCGCCAGCGACGGGCGGTTCATTCCCGTGCCCGGCGGCGTACTCATTCTGAATGCGGCGGGCGAGGCGATCGGCGCCGTGGGCGTCTCGGGCGATGCCTCCGACCGGGACGAATACGCCGCGATCATGGGCATCCGCGCGGCCGGCCTTGGCGCGCATCCGGATGAGCCGGCGCCGGGCTGGCGGGAGGCCGGGCTGTGA
- a CDS encoding CBS domain-containing protein: MKSKDLMTTNPVVIAPDTPVAAIAELLAARGISAVPVVDAEGVPLGVVTEGDLIRRLADRPPGPLSWFLQHFGDSTPLIERFAKAHGKTAQDVMTKELLTVSETESVERVAQLMEQHHIRRVLVVKGNHLVGIISRADLLRALLRGEVTPQQSHDDHTIQVALAKAMRAQPWVDTFWVYPSVKTGTVTFHGFARNDATRQGLAIMARAIPGVVAVQDKMAPMPLILRATF; this comes from the coding sequence ATGAAATCCAAGGACCTCATGACCACCAACCCCGTGGTCATCGCCCCCGACACCCCGGTCGCGGCCATTGCGGAGCTGCTGGCCGCGCGCGGCATCTCCGCCGTGCCGGTGGTGGATGCGGAGGGCGTGCCGCTGGGCGTCGTCACCGAGGGCGACCTGATCCGTCGCCTGGCCGATCGCCCGCCCGGCCCGCTCAGCTGGTTCCTGCAGCACTTCGGGGATTCCACGCCGCTGATCGAGCGCTTCGCCAAGGCGCATGGCAAGACCGCGCAGGATGTGATGACGAAGGAGCTGTTGACCGTCAGCGAGACGGAATCGGTGGAGCGCGTCGCGCAGCTCATGGAGCAGCATCACATCCGCCGCGTGCTGGTGGTGAAGGGCAACCATCTGGTCGGCATCATCAGCCGCGCCGACCTGCTGCGCGCGCTGCTGCGCGGCGAGGTGACGCCGCAGCAATCGCATGACGACCATACGATCCAGGTGGCGCTGGCGAAGGCGATGCGCGCCCAGCCCTGGGTGGACACCTTCTGGGTCTATCCTTCCGTGAAGACGGGGACCGTCACCTTCCACGGCTTCGCGCGCAACGACGCGACGCGCCAGGGCCTCGCCATCATGGCGCGGGCCATCCCGGGCGTGGTCGCGGTGCAGGACAAGATGGCGCCCATGCCGCTGATCCTGCGCGCGACCTTCTAG
- a CDS encoding ABC transporter substrate-binding protein — protein sequence MTTRRTLLIASGATLAAPNIAPAQEAPGVTANEIRIGSTNSLSGPASAYSVISTCLTAMFRRLNEEGGVAGRRVNFTVYDDAYSPPRTLEQTRRLVEQDRVAFTFNQLGTPTNNAVHRYMNQRRVPHLFLATGADKWANPREFPWTIGWQPSYRVEAQIYAKHILETRPNARIALLHQNDDFGRDYLNGVRDVLGARFSSMVRVATNEATDPTVDSQIVQLQASGADVLICGVIPRFAAQAIRRVHDIGWRPMMFMTNVSVSVGAVMEPAGRERGVGLITSDYRKDQSDPAWANDPGMNEWRGFMQRFIPGADLTDNNFTYGYGVGTTMIQVLRQCGNDFSRENIMRQATNIAPMDIATLLPGVKVQSQPTNFNVIRQMQLQRWDGSGWVRFGNVIEGANV from the coding sequence ATGACCACGCGTCGCACGCTTCTCATCGCCTCCGGCGCCACGCTGGCGGCACCCAACATCGCCCCCGCGCAGGAGGCGCCGGGCGTCACCGCGAACGAGATCCGCATCGGCAGCACCAATTCGCTTTCGGGGCCCGCCTCGGCCTATTCGGTCATCTCCACCTGCCTCACGGCGATGTTCCGCCGGCTGAACGAGGAGGGGGGCGTCGCCGGCCGGCGCGTGAACTTCACCGTCTATGACGATGCCTATTCGCCGCCGCGCACGCTGGAGCAGACGCGCCGCCTGGTGGAGCAGGACCGCGTGGCCTTCACCTTCAACCAGCTCGGCACGCCTACCAACAACGCCGTCCATCGCTACATGAACCAGCGCCGCGTGCCGCATCTCTTCCTCGCGACCGGCGCCGACAAATGGGCCAATCCGCGCGAATTCCCCTGGACCATCGGCTGGCAGCCCAGCTACCGCGTCGAGGCGCAGATCTACGCGAAGCACATCCTGGAGACGCGACCCAATGCGCGCATCGCGCTGCTCCATCAGAATGATGATTTCGGGCGGGACTACCTGAACGGCGTGCGCGACGTGCTGGGCGCGCGCTTCAGCTCCATGGTGCGCGTCGCCACCAACGAGGCGACCGACCCGACGGTGGACAGCCAGATCGTCCAGCTCCAGGCGAGCGGCGCGGATGTGCTGATCTGCGGCGTCATCCCGCGCTTCGCCGCGCAGGCGATCCGCCGCGTGCATGACATCGGCTGGCGGCCCATGATGTTCATGACCAATGTCTCCGTCTCGGTCGGCGCCGTGATGGAACCGGCGGGCCGTGAGCGGGGCGTCGGCCTCATCACCTCCGACTACCGCAAGGACCAGAGCGACCCGGCCTGGGCCAATGATCCCGGCATGAACGAATGGCGCGGCTTCATGCAACGCTTCATCCCCGGCGCCGATCTGACCGACAACAACTTCACCTATGGGTACGGCGTCGGCACCACGATGATCCAGGTGCTGCGGCAATGCGGCAACGACTTCAGCCGCGAGAACATCATGCGCCAGGCGACGAACATCGCGCCGATGGACATCGCGACGCTGCTGCCGGGCGTGAAGGTGCAGAGCCAGCCGACCAACTTCAACGTCATCCGGCAGATGCAATTGCAGCGCTGGGATGGCTCCGGCTGGGTGCGCTTCGGCAATGTGATCGAGGGCGCGAACGTCTGA
- a CDS encoding branched-chain amino acid ABC transporter permease, protein MRPLLLAAGLVLALLPLWLLEGFHLFQLTQAVIMALAVLGLNIVTGYNGQISLGHGAFFAVGAYATAIPMSLLDWSFWATLPVSALVCGAVGWGVGFPALRLGGLYLALTTFALAVAVPQILKHKAVEAWTGGVQGLFLLKPEAPEWLKLTSDQYMYLVALIVAGLCYWLTANLLRGRIGRAMMAVRDNPTAAEAMGMDLASIKTRTFAVSAIITGIAGSLSAAVVEFVAPDSFTFILSISLFVGMVVGGVGSILGSVFGGLFVLFVPNLAEAISRSAPGVIYGAILILFLFVLPDGVAGLVRRLTTKKRVIPGREPS, encoded by the coding sequence ATGCGGCCGCTCCTCCTCGCCGCCGGACTGGTCCTGGCCCTGCTGCCGCTCTGGCTGCTGGAGGGGTTTCACCTCTTCCAGCTCACCCAGGCCGTCATCATGGCGCTCGCCGTGCTCGGGCTGAACATCGTCACCGGCTATAATGGCCAGATCTCGCTGGGGCATGGCGCCTTCTTCGCCGTCGGCGCCTATGCGACGGCCATCCCCATGTCGCTGCTCGACTGGTCCTTCTGGGCGACGCTGCCGGTCTCCGCCCTGGTCTGCGGCGCGGTGGGCTGGGGGGTGGGCTTTCCGGCCTTGCGCCTGGGCGGGCTTTATCTGGCGCTCACCACCTTCGCGCTCGCCGTCGCCGTGCCGCAGATCCTGAAGCACAAGGCCGTCGAGGCTTGGACCGGGGGCGTGCAGGGGCTCTTCCTGCTGAAGCCCGAGGCGCCGGAATGGCTGAAGCTGACGTCCGACCAGTACATGTACCTCGTGGCCCTCATCGTCGCGGGCCTTTGCTACTGGCTTACGGCCAACCTGCTGCGCGGGCGCATCGGCCGCGCCATGATGGCGGTGCGCGACAACCCGACGGCCGCCGAGGCGATGGGCATGGACCTCGCCAGCATCAAGACGCGTACCTTCGCCGTGAGTGCGATCATCACCGGCATTGCGGGTTCGCTCTCGGCCGCGGTGGTGGAGTTCGTGGCGCCGGACAGCTTCACCTTCATCCTCTCCATCAGCCTCTTCGTCGGCATGGTGGTGGGGGGTGTCGGCTCCATCCTGGGCTCGGTCTTTGGCGGGCTCTTCGTGCTCTTCGTGCCCAATCTCGCGGAAGCCATCAGCCGCTCGGCGCCCGGCGTGATCTATGGCGCCATCCTCATCCTCTTCCTCTTCGTCCTGCCGGACGGCGTGGCCGGGCTGGTCCGCCGCCTCACCACCAAGAAACGCGTCATTCCTGGGAGGGAACCATCATGA
- a CDS encoding branched-chain amino acid ABC transporter permease: MDGFAHQLIAGIATGGIYASVALALVMIYQATHHVNFAQGEMATLSTFIALTMIQAGLPYWAAFFATLVVSFVIGALVERILMRPVQNAPVLTHVGVFIGMLLIISNATGWIFGHTTKAFPTPFQSDGLLFGGLVSAHELGSTAVTLAVLILVYLFFAHTSLGLAMRAAAYNPRSARLVGIRVGWMLALGWGLAAAIGSVAGMMVAPAVFLDPNMMLGILLYAFAGALLGGIDNPSGAVIGGFMVGVLENLAGAYVVGTELKLTVALVIIIGVLVVRPSGLFGRVVFSRV; encoded by the coding sequence ATGGACGGATTTGCCCATCAGCTGATCGCCGGCATCGCGACAGGCGGCATCTACGCCTCGGTCGCCCTCGCGCTGGTGATGATCTATCAGGCGACCCATCACGTGAACTTCGCGCAAGGGGAGATGGCGACCCTCTCCACCTTCATCGCGCTGACCATGATCCAGGCCGGGCTGCCCTATTGGGCCGCCTTCTTCGCCACGCTGGTCGTCTCCTTCGTCATCGGCGCGCTGGTGGAGCGCATTCTGATGCGGCCGGTTCAGAACGCACCGGTGCTGACGCATGTGGGGGTCTTCATCGGCATGCTGCTCATCATCAGCAATGCCACGGGTTGGATCTTCGGCCACACCACCAAGGCCTTCCCGACTCCCTTCCAGAGCGACGGGCTGCTCTTCGGCGGCCTCGTCTCCGCGCATGAACTGGGCAGCACGGCGGTGACGCTGGCCGTGCTGATCCTGGTCTATCTCTTCTTCGCGCACACCTCGCTCGGCCTCGCCATGCGTGCCGCCGCCTACAATCCGCGCTCGGCGCGGCTGGTCGGCATCCGCGTCGGCTGGATGCTGGCGCTGGGCTGGGGGCTGGCGGCCGCCATCGGCTCGGTGGCGGGGATGATGGTGGCCCCCGCCGTCTTCCTTGACCCCAACATGATGCTGGGCATCCTGCTCTACGCCTTCGCGGGCGCCCTGCTGGGCGGCATCGACAATCCGAGCGGCGCGGTCATCGGCGGCTTCATGGTGGGCGTTCTGGAGAACCTGGCCGGCGCCTATGTGGTCGGGACGGAGCTCAAGCTCACCGTGGCGCTGGTCATCATCATCGGCGTGCTGGTCGTGCGGCCCTCCGGCCTTTTCGGCCGCGTCGTCTTCAGCCGGGTCTGA
- a CDS encoding ABC transporter ATP-binding protein — MLLEVKKLHGGYGPIQVLHGLDFVVEEGSVTALLGANGAGKTTTLRAVCGMIRVEGDVIFQGRRITGMATEEIARLGVAHVPDGRGTFMELTVEENFKLGAYTRRDAQVQADFERMWEWFPRLRQRWKQQAGTLSGGEQQMLAIARALLMRPKLLLLDEPSFGLAPLIVQEIFGIMRRIREESGVGILLVEQNANLALELADRAYLIETGHIVTSGPAAEIRQDEAIRRAYLGY; from the coding sequence ATGCTGCTTGAGGTGAAGAAGCTGCACGGCGGCTATGGCCCCATCCAGGTGCTGCACGGCCTGGATTTCGTGGTGGAGGAGGGCAGCGTGACCGCGCTGCTCGGCGCCAACGGCGCGGGCAAGACCACCACGCTGCGCGCCGTCTGCGGCATGATCCGCGTGGAAGGGGATGTGATCTTCCAAGGCCGGCGCATCACCGGCATGGCGACGGAGGAGATCGCTCGCCTGGGCGTCGCGCATGTTCCCGATGGGCGGGGCACCTTCATGGAACTCACCGTCGAGGAAAACTTCAAGCTCGGCGCCTATACGCGGCGGGATGCCCAGGTGCAGGCCGATTTCGAGCGCATGTGGGAGTGGTTCCCGCGCCTGAGGCAGCGCTGGAAGCAGCAGGCCGGCACGCTCTCGGGCGGCGAGCAGCAGATGCTCGCCATCGCCCGCGCGCTGCTGATGCGGCCGAAGCTGCTGCTGCTGGACGAGCCCTCCTTCGGCCTCGCGCCGCTCATCGTGCAGGAGATCTTCGGCATCATGCGGCGCATCCGCGAGGAAAGCGGCGTGGGCATCCTTCTGGTCGAGCAGAATGCGAACCTGGCGCTGGAACTCGCCGACCGCGCCTACCTGATCGAGACGGGGCACATCGTGACCTCGGGCCCCGCCGCCGAGATCCGGCAGGACGAGGCCATCCGCCGCGCCTATCTGGGGTATTGA
- a CDS encoding ABC transporter ATP-binding protein — MSLLDVRDVVMRFGGVTAVAGVSFAVEERQICGLIGPNGAGKTTLFNIISGIYRPSEGSVTFAGTSTTGLPRHAMAPLGLGRTFQNLALFRSMSVRENVLSGAHSQGRAGFLAHALRLPAAREEDRVAARRADELLGLLSLEDVADVPVADLPFGTQKRVEMARALISQPRLLLLDEPAGGLNHGEVDELARLLEQIRASFALSILLVEHHMSLVMRVSDKVVALDFGKKIADGTPHEVRTSPEVIRAYLGDGHDAHAA; from the coding sequence TTGTCGCTGCTTGACGTGCGCGATGTCGTGATGCGCTTCGGCGGCGTCACGGCGGTCGCCGGCGTCTCCTTCGCGGTGGAGGAGCGCCAGATCTGCGGGCTGATCGGGCCCAATGGCGCGGGCAAGACCACGCTCTTCAACATCATCAGCGGGATCTACCGGCCAAGCGAGGGCAGCGTCACCTTCGCGGGCACCAGCACCACGGGCCTGCCGCGCCACGCCATGGCGCCCTTGGGCCTGGGCCGCACCTTCCAGAACCTCGCGCTGTTCCGCAGCATGTCGGTGCGGGAGAATGTGCTGTCGGGTGCCCATTCCCAAGGCCGCGCCGGCTTCCTGGCCCATGCGCTGCGCCTGCCCGCCGCGCGCGAGGAGGACCGCGTGGCCGCCCGCCGCGCCGATGAGCTGCTGGGCCTGCTGTCACTCGAGGATGTGGCGGATGTGCCGGTGGCGGACCTGCCCTTCGGCACGCAGAAGCGCGTCGAGATGGCGCGCGCGCTGATCTCCCAGCCGAGGCTGCTGCTGCTGGACGAGCCGGCGGGCGGCCTCAACCATGGCGAGGTGGATGAGCTCGCGCGGCTGCTGGAGCAGATCCGCGCGAGCTTCGCGCTCTCCATCCTGCTGGTCGAGCATCACATGAGCCTGGTGATGCGGGTCTCGGACAAGGTGGTGGCGCTGGATTTCGGCAAGAAGATCGCCGACGGCACGCCGCATGAGGTGCGCACCAGCCCGGAGGTGATCCGGGCCTATTTGGGTGACGGGCACGACGCGCATGCTGCTTGA
- the bhcR gene encoding HTH-type transcriptional regulator BhcR, translating into MAKNISGVARPAGEKRSRGRPRGTAQPSEAASVQSLDRAIALMKLLSAGNGLSLTEISQQSGIAASTAYRMLTTLQAHGMVEFNEADQLWFIGIETFRMGAGFLRRRKLAEQGRAIIQDLMLESGETANLALADEDCVVFVSQVETHEAIRAFFRPGTRSPLHASGIGKAILAFTEARQRDALLKRLPLEVFTPKTHATRASLIADLIGIRARGFSVDDEERNLGMRCVAAAVFNEFGEPVGGVSISGPTVRMDDAKVAAMGPRVRSAAAALTQAMGGILPEAVRAA; encoded by the coding sequence ATGGCAAAAAATATTTCCGGGGTTGCGAGGCCCGCCGGCGAAAAGCGCTCCCGCGGGCGCCCCCGCGGCACGGCCCAGCCGAGCGAGGCCGCCTCGGTCCAGTCGCTGGATCGCGCCATCGCGCTGATGAAGCTCCTCTCCGCCGGCAACGGCCTCTCGCTCACCGAGATCTCGCAGCAATCGGGCATCGCGGCTTCCACCGCCTACCGCATGCTCACCACGCTGCAGGCGCACGGCATGGTGGAGTTCAACGAGGCGGACCAGCTCTGGTTCATCGGCATCGAGACCTTCCGCATGGGGGCGGGCTTCCTGCGCCGGCGCAAGCTGGCCGAGCAGGGGCGCGCGATCATCCAGGACCTGATGCTGGAATCGGGTGAGACGGCGAACCTGGCGCTGGCCGACGAGGATTGCGTCGTCTTCGTGAGCCAGGTCGAGACGCACGAAGCCATCCGTGCCTTCTTCCGCCCCGGCACGCGCAGCCCGCTGCATGCCTCGGGCATCGGCAAGGCCATCCTCGCCTTCACCGAGGCGCGGCAGCGTGACGCGCTGCTCAAGCGCCTGCCGCTCGAGGTCTTCACGCCCAAGACGCATGCGACGCGCGCGAGCCTGATCGCCGATCTCATCGGCATCCGCGCGCGCGGCTTCTCGGTGGATGACGAGGAGCGCAACCTTGGCATGCGCTGCGTGGCGGCGGCCGTCTTCAACGAATTCGGCGAGCCGGTGGGCGGCGTCTCCATCTCCGGCCCCACGGTGCGGATGGATGACGCGAAGGTCGCCGCCATGGGGCCGCGCGTGCGGAGCGCGGCGGCGGCGCTGACCCAGGCCATGGGCGGCATCCTCCCCGAGGCCGTTCGCGCCGCGTGA
- the gcl gene encoding glyoxylate carboligase: MAKMRAVDAAVLVLEKEGVDCAFGVPGAAINPFYSAMKKRGSIRHILARHVEGASHMAEGYTRAKAGNIGLCIGTSGPAGTDMITGLYSAQADSIPILCVTGQAPRAKLQKEDFQAVDIAAIAGPVTKWAVTVMEPYLVPMAFQKAFHLMRSGRPGPVLIDLPVDVQVAEIEFDIETYTPLPVYKPAASRAQIEKALTMLNEAERPLIVAGGGIINADACAELVEFAEITGIPVIPTLMGWGAIPDDHDLMAGMCGLQTSHRYGNANMLASDFVLGIGNRWANRHTGSVDKYTAGKKFIHVDIEGTQIGRVFAPDYGIVSDAFAALDLFVKVAIEWKTAGKLRDRSAWAAECLARKHSMLRETHYDQVPLKPQRVYQEMNEAFGRDTCYVTTIGLSQIAGAQHLRVYNPRNWINCGQAGPLGWTLPAALGVRAADPDREIVALSGDYDFQFLIEELAVGAQHKLPYLHVVVNNSYLGLIRQAQRGFEMDFEVSLAFENINMEHDENLAGYGVDHVAVAEGLGCKAIRVKSPNEFKQAFADAKALMQEHQVPVVLEFILERVTNIPMGTELDNVNEFGGALDAAPAAKEMAAAK, encoded by the coding sequence ATGGCCAAGATGCGCGCAGTGGATGCAGCGGTTCTCGTGCTGGAAAAGGAGGGCGTGGACTGCGCCTTCGGTGTCCCCGGGGCCGCGATCAACCCCTTCTATTCCGCGATGAAGAAGCGCGGCTCCATCCGCCACATCCTGGCGCGCCACGTCGAGGGCGCCTCGCACATGGCCGAGGGCTATACCCGCGCCAAGGCCGGCAATATCGGCCTGTGCATCGGCACCTCCGGCCCCGCCGGCACCGACATGATCACCGGCCTCTACTCCGCCCAGGCCGACAGCATCCCCATCCTCTGCGTCACCGGCCAGGCGCCGCGCGCCAAGCTGCAGAAGGAGGATTTCCAGGCGGTGGACATCGCCGCCATCGCGGGCCCGGTGACGAAATGGGCGGTGACGGTGATGGAGCCCTACCTCGTGCCCATGGCCTTCCAGAAGGCCTTCCACCTCATGCGCTCCGGCCGCCCGGGCCCGGTGCTGATCGATCTGCCGGTGGACGTCCAGGTCGCCGAGATCGAGTTCGACATCGAGACCTACACGCCGCTCCCCGTCTACAAGCCCGCCGCCAGCCGCGCCCAGATCGAGAAGGCGCTGACCATGCTGAACGAGGCGGAGCGCCCGCTGATCGTGGCCGGCGGCGGCATCATCAACGCCGATGCCTGCGCCGAGCTGGTGGAATTCGCCGAGATCACCGGCATCCCCGTCATCCCGACGCTGATGGGCTGGGGCGCCATCCCCGATGACCATGACCTGATGGCCGGCATGTGCGGCCTGCAGACCAGCCACCGCTACGGCAATGCGAACATGCTGGCCTCCGACTTCGTGCTCGGCATCGGCAATCGCTGGGCGAACCGCCACACCGGCAGCGTGGACAAGTACACCGCCGGCAAGAAGTTCATCCATGTGGACATCGAGGGCACGCAGATCGGCCGCGTCTTCGCGCCCGACTACGGCATCGTCTCCGACGCCTTCGCCGCGCTCGACCTCTTCGTGAAGGTGGCGATCGAGTGGAAGACGGCGGGCAAGCTGCGCGACCGCAGCGCCTGGGCCGCGGAATGCCTCGCGCGCAAGCACTCCATGCTGCGCGAGACGCATTACGACCAGGTGCCGCTCAAGCCGCAGCGCGTCTACCAGGAGATGAACGAGGCCTTCGGGCGGGACACCTGCTACGTCACCACCATCGGCCTCAGCCAGATCGCGGGCGCGCAGCACCTGCGCGTCTACAACCCGCGCAACTGGATCAATTGCGGCCAGGCCGGCCCGCTGGGCTGGACGCTGCCGGCGGCACTCGGCGTGCGCGCCGCCGATCCGGACCGCGAGATCGTGGCCCTCTCGGGCGACTACGACTTCCAGTTCCTGATCGAGGAGCTGGCTGTGGGCGCCCAGCACAAGCTGCCCTACCTGCATGTGGTGGTGAACAACTCCTACCTGGGGCTGATCCGCCAGGCGCAGCGCGGCTTCGAGATGGATTTCGAGGTCTCGCTCGCCTTCGAGAACATCAACATGGAGCATGACGAGAACCTGGCCGGCTACGGCGTGGATCACGTCGCCGTGGCCGAGGGCCTGGGCTGCAAGGCGATCCGCGTGAAGAGCCCGAACGAGTTCAAGCAGGCCTTTGCCGATGCCAAGGCGCTGATGCAGGAGCATCAGGTGCCGGTCGTGCTGGAATTCATCCTGGAGCGCGTGACCAACATCCCGATGGGCACCGAGCTCGACAACGTCAACGAGTTCGGCGGCGCGCTGGACGCTGCGCCGGCAGCGAAGGAGATGGCGGCGGCGAAGTGA